From Actinosynnema mirum DSM 43827, a single genomic window includes:
- a CDS encoding ATP-binding protein has translation MTATAPARQVEPAEDAHREELAFLAAHDDGIKPPGWRLTPRAVVTFIVGSGGDALALPKGAKADGLPKRLVISPKFVGERALVERAVVTLAGERGLLLVGEPGTAKSMLSELLAAAVSGTSQLTVQGTAGTTEDQLRYGWNYAMLLAEGPSPRALVPSPVLSAMRTGGVVRVEEVTRCLPEVQDALVSILSDRRIAVPELSGTDAATVHAAPGFTVIATANLRDRGVSEMSAALKRRFNFEAVGPIGDLAAETELVRRQAKSALERVGAPFAVDDVVLEVLVTAFRDLRDGVSGEGWAVERPSTVMSTAEAVSVATALGLADAYFPSDRDPLSLLPGHLLGVVRKDDPADAAKLRGYWDGAVRRRAESGARTWRRLWELRDVLEG, from the coding sequence GTGACCGCCACCGCCCCCGCCAGGCAGGTAGAACCAGCCGAGGACGCCCACCGCGAGGAGCTCGCGTTCCTCGCGGCGCACGACGACGGCATCAAGCCACCCGGCTGGCGGCTCACCCCGCGAGCGGTCGTCACGTTCATCGTGGGCAGCGGCGGCGACGCGCTCGCCCTGCCCAAGGGCGCGAAGGCCGACGGCCTGCCCAAGCGGCTGGTGATCAGCCCGAAGTTCGTCGGCGAGCGCGCGCTCGTGGAGCGGGCCGTGGTCACCCTCGCCGGTGAGCGCGGCCTGCTGCTGGTCGGCGAGCCGGGCACGGCCAAGTCGATGCTGTCCGAGCTGCTCGCCGCCGCCGTCTCCGGCACCAGCCAGCTGACCGTGCAGGGCACCGCGGGCACCACCGAGGACCAGCTGCGCTACGGCTGGAACTACGCGATGCTGCTCGCCGAGGGCCCCAGCCCGCGCGCGCTCGTGCCGTCCCCGGTGCTGTCGGCGATGCGCACCGGCGGCGTGGTCCGCGTCGAGGAGGTCACCCGCTGCCTGCCGGAGGTGCAGGACGCGCTGGTGTCGATCCTGTCCGACCGCCGCATCGCGGTGCCCGAGCTGTCCGGCACCGACGCGGCCACCGTGCACGCCGCCCCCGGCTTCACCGTGATCGCCACCGCGAACCTGCGCGACCGGGGCGTGTCGGAGATGTCCGCCGCCCTCAAGCGCCGCTTCAACTTCGAGGCGGTCGGCCCGATCGGCGACCTGGCCGCCGAGACCGAGCTGGTGCGCAGGCAGGCCAAGTCCGCCCTGGAGCGGGTCGGCGCGCCGTTCGCCGTGGACGACGTGGTGCTGGAGGTGCTGGTCACCGCGTTCCGCGACCTGCGCGACGGCGTGTCCGGCGAGGGCTGGGCGGTCGAGCGCCCGTCCACGGTCATGAGCACCGCCGAGGCCGTGTCGGTGGCGACCGCGCTGGGCCTGGCCGACGCGTACTTCCCGAGCGACCGCGACCCGCTGTCCCTGCTGCCCGGCCACCTGCTGGGCGTGGTGCGCAAGGACGACCCGGCGGACGCGGCGAAGCTGCGCGGCTACTGGGACGGCGCGGTGCGGCGGCGCGCCGAGTCCGGCGCGCGCACCTGGCGACGGCTGTGGGAACTCCGTGACGTCCTCGAAGGCTGA
- a CDS encoding DUF5682 family protein — protein sequence MTSSKADPDRAVADRLADHREPVLIGVRHHSPALAAAMPALLEAADPEVLLVELPQELGEWLPHLADPDLLAPVALSGAARDGGSLAFYPFADFSPELAAIRWARRNGVEVRPCDLPIALRGDDHRGGHDHGTPLADALRGVITGRDGDDLWDRLVEAAAPGQSPESVRRAALLVGLALRRDAEGPDGDGVGGFDLRREEWMRHAVADVAGCRSAAVVGSFHAAALLRGPDGDRPTGSGPEVVTSLVPYGFALLDERSGYPAGIRDPEWQQAVYESGGDAAAVESSAAAFVVRICARVRELGHPAGPGEAREALRLAVDLAKLRGLPAPGRGELVEAVQSVLTHAEPLGRGRVVARAAGDVLVGQRLGLLAPGTPRSGLAPAVEALVQELRLPGPGSTEPVQLRLDPLRSPLDARREVALRRLDALGVPYGGETATTGVGGGEALTTRWTVAWTPATAATLPVAGMWGATLELAARGRLMARRAERERGGGHTPAEVLADLAEAAACGLPDVVGVLLDDAAAVLPTSGTLHDLLAALSLLDRLRAGHLPGTPGEVLDGHPVLSRDLETAAVAQLEGLAGSDDPADARALVELGQRHDAHGTGVRLAVALRELSDGAGPLIAGAAGATRVLLGLAEPAELGERVASWIDTAGTPEGRDALKRALTGVLAAATALLETTEALEPLLDRVESLADRAFLDRLPALRGAFTTIGPAARARVLAVVQERVGARVDRAGDPDPELLALWLGAEREAAEALRLHGLTGTVAGGGGAGAVEAAAVASTAVGGAVTGADVAAGPAATTAAGATGAAAAGGAAVAGGAAAATGSAAGGPAADALPPPTSSAATTTAVGVSASASEPGVSAPTSGDGAGAPGAAGAGPLAGPGGEAGSAGSRAAGGDTVGREAPGAVAVGGGEAAADPADPAVADLGPVGAEGAETAIPAELPPVLRWRLLLGARGDRPAGGGRYAAALDELYGHDRGEGADSGSLGGSAGGDGDPFPVVREWSDELKALFGDRVREEVLAAAAEGGRLEAALEIDPTSVRPSVDLLRNVLSLAGGLSEDALARLRPLVARLVRELAEQLANRIRPALTGMQLPFPTRRPGGKLDLPRTLRANLATARRDEHGKVVVIPERPVFRSRGRKANDWRLILVVDVSGSMEASTVWAALTASVFAGVRSLTTHFLAFSTQVVDLSERVADPLSLLLEVKVGGGTHIAGALRHARDLVTVPERTMVVLVSDFEEGGPVASLTAQVRELVSAGVTVLGCASLDDTGQPRYSTSVAGSLVAAGMPVAALSPQELARWVGEKVRG from the coding sequence GTGACGTCCTCGAAGGCTGATCCGGACCGCGCGGTGGCGGACCGGCTGGCCGACCACCGCGAGCCCGTGCTGATCGGGGTCCGCCACCACTCGCCCGCGCTCGCCGCCGCGATGCCCGCGCTGCTGGAGGCCGCCGACCCCGAGGTCCTGCTGGTGGAGCTGCCGCAGGAGCTGGGGGAGTGGCTGCCGCACCTGGCCGACCCCGACCTGCTCGCGCCGGTCGCCCTGTCCGGGGCGGCCCGCGACGGCGGCTCGCTCGCGTTCTACCCGTTCGCGGACTTCTCCCCGGAGCTGGCCGCGATCCGCTGGGCGCGCCGCAACGGCGTCGAGGTGCGGCCGTGCGACCTGCCGATCGCGCTGCGCGGCGACGACCACCGGGGTGGGCACGACCACGGCACCCCGCTGGCCGACGCGCTGCGCGGGGTGATCACCGGGCGGGACGGCGACGACCTGTGGGACCGCCTGGTCGAGGCCGCCGCGCCCGGCCAGTCGCCCGAGTCGGTGCGCCGCGCCGCGCTGCTGGTCGGCCTGGCGCTGCGGCGTGACGCGGAGGGCCCGGACGGCGACGGCGTCGGCGGGTTCGACCTGCGCCGCGAGGAGTGGATGCGGCACGCCGTCGCCGACGTCGCGGGGTGCCGCTCGGCCGCCGTCGTCGGCTCGTTCCACGCCGCCGCCCTGCTGCGAGGCCCGGACGGCGACCGCCCGACCGGCAGCGGGCCGGAGGTGGTGACCTCGCTGGTGCCGTACGGGTTCGCGCTGCTGGACGAGCGCTCCGGCTACCCGGCGGGCATCCGCGACCCGGAGTGGCAGCAGGCCGTCTACGAGTCGGGCGGCGACGCGGCGGCCGTGGAGTCCTCGGCCGCGGCGTTCGTCGTGCGGATCTGCGCGCGCGTGCGCGAGCTCGGCCACCCGGCGGGTCCCGGCGAGGCGCGCGAGGCGCTGCGCCTGGCGGTCGACCTGGCCAAGCTGCGCGGACTGCCCGCGCCGGGCCGGGGCGAGCTGGTGGAGGCGGTGCAGAGCGTGCTCACCCACGCCGAGCCGCTCGGTCGCGGCCGGGTCGTGGCCCGCGCCGCCGGTGACGTGCTGGTCGGCCAGCGGCTCGGCCTGCTCGCCCCCGGCACCCCGCGCTCGGGCCTGGCCCCCGCCGTGGAGGCGCTGGTGCAGGAGCTGCGGCTGCCGGGTCCGGGCTCGACCGAACCGGTGCAGCTGCGCCTGGACCCGCTGCGCTCGCCGCTGGACGCGCGCCGCGAGGTCGCCCTGCGCAGGCTGGACGCGCTCGGCGTGCCCTACGGCGGCGAGACCGCGACCACCGGCGTCGGCGGCGGCGAGGCGCTGACCACCCGGTGGACCGTCGCGTGGACGCCCGCCACGGCCGCGACCCTGCCCGTCGCGGGCATGTGGGGGGCGACCCTGGAGCTGGCGGCGCGCGGCAGGCTCATGGCCCGCCGCGCCGAGCGCGAGCGCGGCGGTGGCCACACCCCCGCCGAGGTGCTCGCCGACCTGGCCGAGGCCGCCGCGTGCGGCCTGCCGGACGTGGTCGGCGTGCTGCTGGACGACGCGGCGGCCGTGCTGCCCACCTCGGGCACCCTGCACGACCTGCTGGCCGCGCTGTCCCTGCTGGACCGGTTGCGCGCCGGGCACCTGCCGGGCACGCCCGGCGAGGTGCTGGACGGGCACCCGGTGCTGTCCCGCGACCTGGAGACGGCGGCGGTGGCCCAGCTGGAGGGCCTGGCCGGGTCCGACGACCCGGCCGACGCGCGGGCGCTGGTCGAGCTGGGCCAGCGGCACGACGCGCACGGCACCGGTGTGCGGCTGGCCGTGGCGCTGCGCGAGCTGTCGGACGGCGCGGGCCCGCTCATCGCGGGCGCGGCCGGGGCCACCAGGGTCCTGCTGGGCCTGGCCGAACCGGCGGAGCTGGGCGAGCGCGTCGCGTCCTGGATCGACACCGCAGGCACCCCGGAGGGCAGGGACGCGCTGAAGCGCGCCCTGACCGGCGTGCTCGCGGCGGCCACCGCCCTGCTGGAGACCACCGAGGCCCTCGAACCGCTGCTGGACCGGGTGGAGTCGCTGGCCGACCGGGCCTTCCTGGACCGCCTGCCCGCACTGCGCGGCGCGTTCACCACCATCGGCCCGGCCGCCCGCGCGCGGGTGCTGGCCGTGGTGCAGGAGCGGGTCGGCGCGCGGGTGGACCGGGCCGGTGACCCGGACCCGGAGCTGCTGGCGCTGTGGCTGGGGGCCGAGCGGGAGGCTGCGGAGGCGCTGCGCCTGCACGGGCTGACCGGGACGGTGGCCGGTGGGGGCGGTGCGGGCGCGGTGGAGGCCGCGGCGGTCGCGAGCACGGCGGTGGGTGGCGCTGTGACGGGTGCTGACGTGGCGGCGGGCCCTGCGGCGACGACTGCTGCTGGGGCAACCGGCGCTGCTGCGGCGGGTGGCGCTGCGGTGGCGGGTGGCGCTGCGGCGGCAACCGGTTCCGCCGCGGGTGGCCCAGCCGCCGACGCGCTTCCGCCGCCGACCTCGTCGGCGGCCACCACAACGGCGGTCGGCGTGTCCGCCTCGGCGTCCGAGCCGGGTGTAAGCGCTCCCACGAGCGGGGATGGCGCCGGGGCTCCCGGCGCCGCCGGGGCGGGCCCGCTTGCCGGGCCGGGCGGCGAGGCTGGTTCCGCCGGCTCGCGAGCCGCGGGCGGTGACACCGTCGGCCGGGAAGCGCCCGGTGCGGTCGCGGTCGGCGGTGGAGAGGCTGCCGCCGACCCCGCCGACCCCGCCGTCGCCGACCTCGGCCCGGTCGGCGCGGAGGGGGCCGAAACCGCCATCCCCGCCGAACTCCCCCCGGTGCTGCGCTGGCGGCTCCTGCTCGGCGCGCGCGGAGACCGCCCGGCGGGTGGTGGCCGGTACGCCGCCGCGCTGGACGAGCTCTACGGCCACGACCGGGGCGAGGGCGCGGACAGCGGGTCGCTCGGTGGCAGCGCGGGCGGCGACGGGGACCCGTTCCCGGTCGTGCGCGAGTGGTCCGACGAGCTCAAGGCCCTGTTCGGCGACCGGGTCCGCGAGGAGGTCCTGGCCGCCGCCGCCGAGGGCGGCAGGCTGGAGGCCGCGCTGGAGATCGACCCGACCTCCGTGCGCCCCTCGGTCGACCTGCTGCGCAACGTCCTGTCCCTGGCGGGCGGCCTCTCCGAGGACGCGCTCGCCCGGTTGCGCCCGCTGGTGGCGCGGCTGGTCCGCGAGCTGGCCGAGCAGCTGGCCAACCGGATCAGGCCCGCCCTGACCGGGATGCAGCTGCCGTTCCCCACCCGCCGTCCCGGCGGCAAGCTCGACCTGCCCCGCACTCTCAGGGCGAACCTGGCCACGGCCCGCCGAGACGAGCACGGCAAGGTCGTCGTCATCCCCGAGCGCCCGGTGTTCCGCAGCCGGGGCCGCAAGGCGAACGACTGGCGGCTGATCCTCGTGGTCGACGTGTCGGGCTCGATGGAGGCGTCCACGGTGTGGGCGGCGCTCACCGCGTCCGTGTTCGCGGGCGTGCGGTCGCTGACCACGCACTTCCTGGCGTTCTCCACCCAGGTGGTCGACCTGAGCGAGCGGGTCGCCGACCCGCTGTCGCTGCTGCTGGAGGTCAAGGTCGGCGGTGGCACGCACATCGCGGGCGCGCTGCGGCACGCCCGCGACCTGGTGACCGTGCCGGAGAGGACGATGGTGGTGCTGGTCAGCGACTTCGAGGAGGGCGGGCCGGTCGCCTCGCTCACCGCGCAGGTGAGGGAGCTGGTGTCCGCCGGGGTGACGGTGCTGGGCTGCGCGAGCCTGGACGACACCGGTCAGCCCCGCTACTCCACGTCGGTCGCGGGTTCGCTGGTGGCCGCCGGGATGCCGGTGGCCGCGCTGAGCCCGCAGGAGCTGGCCCGCTGGGTCGGGGAGAAGGTGCGCGGATGA
- a CDS encoding AraC family transcriptional regulator translates to MDVVSDVVEVARCGRAVHGRAGFDGPWRFRFSTCRGVGFHVLLRGSGWLVPERGEPLPLGVGDVVLAPRRGGHVLSDLPVSEGAAPFSAVGASRGSGEGGAVDLLCGEYPLDGSRSHPLLEALPEVVHLPARVNGHRDLRAAVDLLGREVRAGRSGRDALVSGLLDLVLVYSLRAWLEDNPDRGWARALRDEGVASVLDALHTSPAEQWRIEVLADRAGMSRATLARRFTALTGRSPMAYLTWWRMVLASKLLKETELPLHGVAQRVGYSSPFAFSHAFKRYNGVAPAHYRAAAADLR, encoded by the coding sequence GTGGACGTGGTGAGCGACGTGGTGGAAGTGGCGCGCTGCGGGCGCGCGGTGCACGGCCGGGCGGGGTTCGACGGTCCGTGGCGGTTCCGGTTCTCGACCTGCCGCGGGGTGGGGTTCCACGTCCTGCTGCGCGGGAGCGGGTGGCTGGTGCCCGAACGCGGGGAGCCGCTGCCGCTGGGCGTCGGGGACGTGGTGCTGGCGCCCCGGCGCGGCGGGCACGTGCTGTCGGACCTGCCGGTGAGCGAGGGGGCGGCGCCGTTCAGCGCGGTCGGGGCCTCGCGCGGCAGCGGGGAGGGCGGCGCGGTGGACCTGCTGTGCGGGGAGTACCCGCTGGACGGGTCGAGGAGCCACCCGCTGCTGGAGGCGCTGCCCGAGGTGGTGCACCTGCCCGCGCGCGTGAACGGGCACCGGGACCTGCGGGCGGCGGTGGACCTGCTGGGCCGGGAGGTGCGGGCCGGGCGGTCCGGGCGGGACGCGCTGGTGTCCGGGCTGCTGGACCTGGTGCTGGTGTACTCGCTGCGGGCCTGGCTGGAGGACAACCCCGACCGCGGGTGGGCCAGGGCGCTGCGGGACGAGGGGGTGGCGTCGGTGCTGGACGCGCTGCACACCTCGCCCGCCGAGCAGTGGCGGATCGAGGTGCTGGCGGACCGGGCCGGGATGTCCAGGGCGACGCTGGCCAGGCGGTTCACCGCGCTGACCGGGCGCTCGCCGATGGCCTACCTGACGTGGTGGCGGATGGTGCTGGCCAGCAAGCTGCTCAAGGAGACCGAGCTGCCGCTGCACGGGGTGGCGCAGCGGGTGGGGTACAGCTCGCCGTTCGCGTTCTCGCACGCGTTCAAGCGGTACAACGGGGTGGCTCCCGCGCACTACCGGGCCGCCGCGGCGGATCTGCGGTAG
- a CDS encoding DoxX family membrane protein: protein MTAIASTNEVTTRGDVGQKLMAVLRISTGFVFLWAFLDKAFGLGYSTASEKAWINGGSPTKGFLSHVEVGPFQGMFQSMAGAWWANLLFMVGLAAVGTAVILGMGMWISAVSGSVIMFMMWLAEWPMATVTSAGEPSGSSNPFMDYHIIYGIILFVLAVHKNGETWGLGKFWAGLPVVRDNAWLR, encoded by the coding sequence ATGACCGCGATCGCCAGCACCAACGAAGTCACTACGCGGGGGGACGTCGGTCAGAAGTTGATGGCGGTCCTGCGCATCTCGACCGGATTCGTCTTCCTCTGGGCCTTCCTGGACAAGGCGTTCGGCCTCGGCTACAGCACCGCGTCGGAGAAGGCCTGGATCAACGGCGGGTCGCCGACCAAGGGATTCCTGAGCCACGTCGAGGTCGGGCCCTTCCAGGGGATGTTCCAGAGCATGGCGGGCGCCTGGTGGGCCAACCTGCTCTTCATGGTCGGCCTGGCGGCGGTCGGCACCGCGGTCATCCTCGGCATGGGCATGTGGATCTCGGCGGTGTCGGGCTCGGTCATCATGTTCATGATGTGGCTCGCGGAGTGGCCCATGGCCACCGTGACCTCGGCCGGTGAGCCGAGCGGGTCGTCGAACCCCTTCATGGACTACCACATCATCTACGGAATCATCCTCTTCGTCCTCGCGGTCCACAAGAACGGCGAGACGTGGGGTCTGGGCAAGTTCTGGGCCGGTCTTCCCGTGGTCCGCGACAACGCCTGGCTCAGGTGA
- a CDS encoding catalase, with amino-acid sequence MESRKPAQVVKDALEKAVEKVTGAASPTAPGAPASAPPDLVEPTEPREPLPPKPDQGTPAHVTPTGADTGASPQLNSQQGAHLTTSQGLRLPDTDHSLKAGERGPTLLQDHHLREKIMHFDHERIPERVVHARGAGAHGVFIGHGTAAAVCKAGFLQEGVRTPVFTRFSTVVGSRGSADTVRDTRGFATKFYTAEGTFDLVGNNIPVFFIQDGIKFPDVIHAAKPHPDREIPQAQSAHDTFWDFVSLHTEATHHVMWQMSDRAIPRSYRTMEGFGVHTFRLVNAEGGTSLAKFHWKPKAGVHSLLWEEAQLINGVDPDFHRRDLYDSIESGAYPQWELGIQVFPDTPDQTFEGIDLLDSTKIVPEELAPVTPVGTLVLNRNPTNFFAESEQVAFHVGHLVPGIDVTDDPLLQARLFSYLDTQLTRLGGPNFSQIPINRPHAPVNDMLRDGFHQHAVHGGVAPYKPNTLDGGCPFTAGADMSAFVEFPQVVEQGRKVREAPASYSDHYTQARLFWRSLTALEREHVARAFTFELGKCYEQAIKERQLKVLANVDPVLCEQVATGLGLPAPEAENPARDVAPSPALSQIGGTWPVDGRLVGVVVDPADHEGARTVVAEVDAAGMVPLLIAPHGGPLGGGLVAQRTFLTARSVEFDAILLATAPPPAPDALPARDAKAGAPSGPAVDPRVSLLLQEAFRHAKAIGAWGGGVAALEAAGVPVDAVGVVTGDSPSAVLGSVVDLLGEHRVWDRFPSALPI; translated from the coding sequence GTGGAATCCAGGAAACCCGCTCAGGTGGTGAAGGACGCGCTGGAGAAGGCCGTGGAGAAGGTCACCGGTGCGGCCTCGCCCACGGCGCCCGGCGCGCCCGCGTCGGCCCCGCCGGACCTCGTCGAACCCACCGAGCCGCGCGAGCCGCTGCCCCCCAAGCCCGACCAGGGGACCCCCGCGCACGTCACCCCCACGGGCGCGGACACCGGGGCGTCACCGCAGCTGAACTCCCAGCAGGGCGCGCACCTGACCACCTCGCAGGGCCTGCGGCTGCCGGACACCGACCACTCGCTCAAGGCGGGCGAGCGCGGTCCGACGCTGCTGCAGGACCACCACCTGCGCGAGAAGATCATGCACTTCGACCACGAGCGCATCCCGGAGCGCGTGGTCCACGCCCGCGGCGCCGGTGCGCACGGGGTGTTCATCGGCCACGGCACCGCCGCCGCCGTGTGCAAGGCCGGGTTCCTCCAGGAGGGCGTGCGCACCCCGGTGTTCACCCGCTTCTCCACCGTGGTCGGCTCGCGCGGCTCCGCCGACACCGTGCGCGACACACGGGGGTTCGCCACGAAGTTCTACACCGCCGAGGGCACGTTCGACCTGGTGGGCAACAACATCCCGGTGTTCTTCATCCAGGACGGCATCAAGTTCCCCGACGTCATCCACGCGGCCAAGCCGCACCCGGACCGGGAGATCCCGCAGGCGCAGAGCGCGCACGACACGTTCTGGGACTTCGTGTCCCTGCACACCGAGGCCACCCACCACGTCATGTGGCAGATGTCCGACCGGGCGATCCCGCGCTCCTACCGGACCATGGAGGGCTTCGGCGTCCACACCTTCCGGCTGGTCAACGCCGAGGGCGGCACGTCGCTGGCGAAGTTCCACTGGAAGCCCAAGGCGGGCGTGCACTCGCTGCTGTGGGAGGAGGCGCAGCTGATCAACGGCGTCGACCCGGACTTCCACCGGCGCGACCTGTACGACTCGATCGAGTCCGGCGCGTACCCGCAGTGGGAGCTGGGCATCCAGGTCTTCCCGGACACCCCGGACCAGACGTTCGAGGGCATCGACCTGCTCGACTCCACCAAGATCGTGCCCGAGGAGCTGGCGCCGGTCACGCCCGTCGGCACGCTCGTGCTCAACCGCAACCCCACCAACTTCTTCGCGGAGAGCGAGCAGGTCGCGTTCCACGTGGGCCACCTGGTGCCCGGCATCGACGTCACCGACGACCCGCTGCTCCAGGCCAGGCTGTTCTCCTACCTGGACACCCAGCTCACCCGGCTCGGCGGGCCGAACTTCAGCCAGATCCCGATCAACCGCCCGCACGCGCCGGTCAACGACATGCTCCGCGACGGGTTCCACCAGCACGCCGTGCACGGCGGGGTGGCGCCGTACAAGCCGAACACGCTCGACGGCGGCTGCCCGTTCACGGCGGGTGCGGACATGAGCGCGTTCGTGGAGTTCCCGCAGGTGGTGGAGCAGGGCCGCAAGGTCCGCGAGGCGCCCGCGTCGTACTCCGACCACTACACGCAGGCCAGGCTGTTCTGGCGCAGCCTGACGGCGCTGGAGCGCGAGCACGTGGCGCGGGCGTTCACGTTCGAGCTGGGCAAGTGCTACGAGCAGGCCATCAAGGAGCGGCAGCTCAAGGTGCTGGCCAACGTCGACCCGGTGCTGTGCGAGCAGGTCGCCACCGGCCTCGGGCTGCCCGCGCCGGAGGCGGAGAACCCGGCGCGCGACGTCGCCCCGAGCCCGGCGCTGTCCCAGATCGGCGGGACCTGGCCGGTGGACGGCAGGCTCGTCGGCGTCGTCGTCGACCCGGCCGACCACGAGGGCGCGCGCACCGTGGTGGCGGAGGTGGACGCGGCGGGCATGGTGCCGCTGCTGATCGCCCCGCACGGCGGCCCGCTCGGCGGCGGCCTGGTCGCGCAGCGCACGTTCCTGACCGCCCGCTCGGTCGAGTTCGACGCGATCCTGCTGGCCACCGCCCCGCCGCCCGCGCCGGACGCGCTGCCCGCGCGCGACGCGAAGGCGGGTGCCCCGTCGGGCCCGGCGGTCGACCCGAGGGTGTCGCTGCTGCTGCAGGAGGCGTTCCGGCACGCGAAGGCGATCGGCGCGTGGGGCGGCGGCGTGGCGGCCCTGGAGGCGGCGGGCGTGCCCGTGGACGCGGTGGGCGTGGTGACCGGCGACAGCCCGAGCGCGGTCCTGGGCTCCGTGGTGGACCTGCTGGGCGAGCACCGCGTGTGGGACCGCTTCCCGTCGGCGCTGCCGATCTGA
- a CDS encoding RidA family protein — protein MIFDRLARLDLVLPLVNPPKGNYVPAVPSGNLVHAAGQVPMVDGEVVATGLVGREVDLDEATRLSRQCALSALAAVDAAVGLDRVVQVVRVVGYVASAPGFTDQDAVLDGASELFALIFGPAGRHARSAVGVPVLPLNAPVEVEVTVEFAR, from the coding sequence ATGATCTTCGACCGCCTTGCCCGGCTCGACCTCGTCCTGCCGCTGGTCAACCCGCCCAAGGGCAACTACGTCCCAGCCGTGCCCTCGGGAAACCTGGTGCACGCCGCGGGCCAGGTCCCCATGGTCGACGGCGAGGTCGTCGCCACCGGCCTGGTGGGCCGCGAGGTGGACCTGGACGAGGCCACCCGCCTGAGCCGCCAGTGCGCCCTGTCGGCCCTGGCGGCGGTCGACGCGGCGGTCGGCCTGGACCGCGTGGTGCAGGTGGTGCGGGTCGTCGGCTACGTCGCCTCGGCCCCCGGCTTCACCGACCAGGACGCCGTGCTCGACGGCGCGAGCGAGCTGTTCGCCCTGATCTTCGGCCCGGCGGGCAGGCACGCCCGGAGCGCCGTGGGCGTCCCGGTCCTGCCCCTGAACGCCCCGGTCGAGGTCGAGGTGACCGTGGAGTTCGCGCGCTAG
- a CDS encoding PhzF family phenazine biosynthesis protein, with the protein MELLRYTAFSTTEDGGNPAGVVLDATGTSDSDMLATAAELGYSETAFATPEGPGRLAVRYFSPLVEVPFCGHATIALAVAHAERHSVGELLLRTQAGPVRVKTERDGGLLRATLVSVPPRTAPITPADLDRLLAALRWERSDLDPALPPAAAYAGAWHPVIAAASRERLARLDYDLPVLGELMAERDWATVDLVWRESASVFHCRNPFPPGGVVEDPATGAAAAALGGYLRELDLAPLPHRMAVRQGEDMGRPSLIEVEVPADREAGIAVSGCAVRLTGPAHG; encoded by the coding sequence GTGGAATTATTGAGGTACACGGCTTTCAGCACCACCGAGGACGGCGGGAATCCGGCCGGGGTGGTCCTGGACGCGACCGGGACGTCCGATTCCGACATGCTCGCCACCGCCGCGGAGCTCGGTTACTCGGAAACGGCGTTCGCCACGCCGGAAGGTCCGGGCCGGTTGGCGGTGCGCTACTTCAGCCCGCTGGTGGAGGTGCCGTTCTGCGGACACGCCACCATCGCGCTGGCGGTGGCGCACGCCGAGCGGCACAGCGTGGGCGAACTGCTCCTGCGCACCCAGGCGGGACCCGTTCGGGTGAAAACCGAGCGTGACGGCGGACTGCTGCGGGCGACCCTGGTGAGCGTGCCGCCGCGCACCGCGCCGATCACGCCCGCCGACCTCGACCGGCTGCTCGCCGCGCTGCGCTGGGAGAGGTCCGACCTCGACCCGGCGCTGCCGCCCGCAGCCGCCTACGCGGGGGCGTGGCACCCGGTGATCGCCGCCGCCAGCCGGGAGCGGTTGGCCAGGCTGGACTACGACCTGCCCGTGCTGGGCGAGCTGATGGCCGAGCGGGACTGGGCGACGGTGGACCTGGTGTGGCGGGAGTCCGCGTCGGTCTTCCACTGCCGCAACCCGTTCCCGCCGGGCGGCGTCGTGGAGGACCCGGCGACGGGCGCCGCGGCGGCTGCGCTCGGCGGTTACCTGCGCGAGCTCGACCTGGCGCCGCTGCCGCACCGGATGGCGGTGCGGCAGGGCGAGGACATGGGGCGGCCCAGCCTGATCGAGGTGGAGGTGCCCGCCGACCGGGAGGCCGGGATAGCGGTGAGCGGGTGCGCCGTGCGGCTGACCGGACCGGCGCACGGCTGA
- a CDS encoding 2OG-Fe(II) oxygenase — MDSVAGNVAGNVAGIVEQHDPHFTAVTSAEFDRAGIAELAAGRRAATRVPGFASPAMCAEVLEALTEAEFESYGAERVSPRVMRFGVGVSDHRDGGGGVSGGYWEALEGGVRGWQGLSLPFDPFRFCRDGIGKHWPGEVVVGRRGGRELGAGVAREPGGGFVVHYDDASREFSGNLLDVALVAQFAFNLYLSVPESGGETVVWRHRWQPGDEEFRPAGSYGYREEVVGSAESFTLRPRAGEALLFDPRNYHAVRPSSGGRRIALGFSVGLTDEGDLHVWA, encoded by the coding sequence GTGGACAGCGTCGCAGGGAACGTCGCAGGGAACGTCGCAGGGATTGTCGAGCAGCACGACCCGCACTTCACCGCGGTGACCTCGGCCGAGTTCGACCGGGCCGGGATCGCGGAGCTCGCGGCGGGGCGGCGGGCTGCCACGCGGGTTCCGGGGTTCGCCTCTCCCGCGATGTGCGCCGAGGTCCTGGAGGCGCTCACCGAGGCCGAGTTCGAGTCCTACGGGGCTGAGCGGGTCTCGCCACGGGTCATGCGGTTCGGGGTCGGGGTCAGCGATCACCGGGATGGTGGCGGCGGGGTCTCCGGTGGGTACTGGGAAGCGCTCGAGGGCGGGGTTCGGGGCTGGCAGGGGCTTTCGCTGCCGTTCGACCCGTTCCGGTTCTGCCGGGACGGCATCGGGAAGCACTGGCCCGGCGAGGTCGTCGTCGGGCGGCGGGGTGGGCGGGAGCTGGGGGCCGGGGTGGCCCGTGAGCCCGGCGGCGGTTTCGTGGTGCACTACGACGACGCGTCGCGCGAGTTCTCCGGGAACCTGCTCGACGTCGCCCTGGTCGCGCAGTTCGCGTTCAACCTCTACCTGTCGGTGCCCGAGAGCGGCGGGGAGACCGTGGTGTGGCGGCACCGGTGGCAGCCCGGCGACGAGGAATTCCGCCCGGCGGGCTCGTACGGTTACCGGGAAGAGGTGGTGGGGTCCGCGGAATCGTTCACGCTGCGACCGCGAGCCGGCGAGGCGCTGCTGTTCGACCCGCGCAACTACCACGCGGTGCGGCCGAGTTCGGGCGGTCGGCGGATCGCGCTCGGCTTTTCCGTCGGGCTCACCGACGAGGGGGATTTGCACGTGTGGGCCTGA